Proteins co-encoded in one Callospermophilus lateralis isolate mCalLat2 chromosome 2, mCalLat2.hap1, whole genome shotgun sequence genomic window:
- the Ms4a18 gene encoding membrane-spanning 4-domains subfamily A member 18 — protein MVLKCNLKSPGERNYQPFKVSCASPDPPTVARLHTMSTLESGTSNVPGAHAPASVHVIQPRYPVTSESHKQPSGLTTYPPSPTVVQCDTGRTNLAQPFLVYQNAAGVTGAQSQLTVLQPPAGGAGLQTSPGVTQYPLGTAHVQTLPGDPENPAMAIPGLTPTSGQSPSNMAWNMSFASFPAFDPKKFINDEVRTLGAIQIIIGLMHVFSGINPLLYSELSVIGISGYLFWGGLSYIASGSLSVLAEKDPSPCVVNGSIAMNVVSAVFSLTGISIFILDMSVQKEVNMKAYVGSLLPFVLLEFFLTGVVSHFGCQAVCWRRFENMTIGSSIFGFNTANMTASHVHTTDIPVNAATSPANPTTSPANPTTSPAKPSCPDNVPPEPMYQDVPDYGRR, from the exons ATGGTCCTCAAGTGCAATCTCAAGTCCCCAGGAGAAAGGAACTATCAGCCATTCAAGGTCAGCTGTGCATCCCCAGACCCACCCACAGTGGCCAGG CTGCACACCATGTCCACACTGGAGAGTGGAACCAGCAATGTGCCCGGTGCTCATGCCCCAGCAAGTGTCCATGTCATCCAGCCCCGGTATCCGGTGACTTCAGAAAGCCACAAGCAACCTTCGGGGTTAACCACTTACCCACCCTCCCCGACAGTGGTCCAGTGTGATACAGGAAGAACAAACTTAGCACAGCCATTCCTAGTGTACCAGAATGCAGCGGGGGTGACCGGTGCACAGAGCCAGCTCACCGTACTCCAGCCTCCAGCAGGAGGGGCCGGTTTGCAGACTTCGCCTGGAGTGACCCAGTACCCACTGGGAACAGCCCATGTCCAGACCCTGCCTGGAGACCCTGAGAATCCTGCGATGGCTATCCCCGGGCTGACACCCACCTCAGGCCAGTCCCCGTCGAACATGGCATGGAACATGTCATTTGCATCATTTCCTGCATTTGATCCCAAGAAATTCATCAATGATGAGGTCAGAACATTAGGG GCCATCCAGATCATCATTGGCCTGATGCACGTTTTCTCTGGGATCAACCCTCTGCTGTATTCCGAGCTTTCTGTGATTGGAATATCAGGGTATCTGTTCTGGGGAGGATTATCC TACATTGCCTCTGGGTCCCTGTCTGTATTGGCTGAGAAGGACCCCAGCCCTTGTGTG GTGAACGGCAGCATCGCCATGAACGTGGTCAGTGCGGTCTTCTCCCTGACGGGCATCTCCATTTTCATTCTAGATATGTCCGTTCAAAAGGAG GTTAACATGAAGGCCTACGTGGGTAGTCTCCTGCCCTTTGTCCTCTTGGAGTTCTTCCTCACAGGTGTGGTCTCGCATTTTGGATGCCAGGCTGTCTGCTGGAGACGCTTTGAG AACATGACAATAGGTTCAAGCATATTCGGCTTCAACACAGCCAACATGACCGCCAGCCACGTCCACACTACTGACATCCCTGTCAACGCAGCCACCAGCCCTGCCAACCCTACCACCAGCCCTGCCAACCCTACCACCAGCCCTGCCAAACCTAGCTGCCCTGACAACGTTCCTCCTGAACCCATGTACCAAGATGTACCTGATTATGGCCGGAGATAG